A genome region from Nicotiana tabacum cultivar K326 chromosome 13, ASM71507v2, whole genome shotgun sequence includes the following:
- the LOC107772736 gene encoding inositol diphosphatase DSP3 → MCQILGIEGGDLLLVPPTNFSAVEDNCIYRSGFPQPSNFTFLQSLNLRSIIYLCPEPYPEENLEFLRINNIKLFQFGIDGTKEPSAMSSSAITEALKVITDVRNHPVLIHCKRGKHRTGCLVGCLRKLQNWCMSAVVEEYKHFAGTKWRETDLKFLESYDVSCIRHCLESIIYRYYGAKKRRLLYSEESLQKSQMTSVL, encoded by the exons atgtgtcAGATTTTGGGAATAGAGGGTGGTGATTTGTTGTTGGTGCCGCCCACAAACTTTTCTGCGGTTGAAGATAACTGCATTTATAGATCTGGGTTTCCTCAGCCTTCCAATTTCACCTTTCTTCAGTCCCTCAATCTTCGGTCGATCAT ATATTTGTGCCCTGAGCCTTATCCTGAGGAAAATTTGGAGTTTCTTCGAATTAATAATATCAAGCTTTTCCAATTCGGAATTGATGGTACTAAG GAGCCATCAGCTATGTCCAGCAGTGCTATAACAGAGGCTCTGAAAGTGATAACTG ATGTCAGAAATCACCCAGTTCTCATCCACTGCAAGCGCGGGAAG CACCGAACTGGTTGTCTTGTCGGGTGCCTGAGGAAATTGCAGAACTGGTGTATGTCTGCTGTTGTTGAGGAGTACAAACATTTTGCCGGCACAAAATGGAGGGAAACAGATCTCAAATTTCTGGAGAGTTACGACGTTTCATGCATAAGGCATTGTCTCGAGAGCATTATCTATAGGTACTATGGCGCGAAGAAGAGGCGCTTGCTATACAGCGAAGAAAGTCTGCAGAAGTCACAGATGACTTCAGTTTTATAG